One window of Microcoleus vaginatus PCC 9802 genomic DNA carries:
- a CDS encoding IS701 family transposase, translating to MKETTPSAMPPCFDRWCRRFDDVFSHQAQKTGFKHYLGGLLGESERKNLTQMSRDCIGVTYNRLHHFLTEAPWNAQQVNQRRLQVMQQCRQTHISRGFTLIIDDSGHRKSGNLTAGVGRQYIGEIGKTDNGVVVVTTHLYDGVKSLPLDVELYQHAHSLPQGKENPEFIKKPDIAIKLIDKCLERKERPAVVLIDAGYGNNSRFLQELEKRKLTYVGGLAKNRKVVCQIEPERQPEELKLSELAKRLPAEALSAITLNREKPRTVWVATITVEFSTMSGPKTVAIVMNAPTCSTATEVDYLVTNAASERATASWIVTTYSQRNWVEVFYREAKGWLGLKEYQIRGKRSLYRHLILVFCAYTFIIWHQLTGGLRRQWANQPLTTFTEALSAFRTAISYRFFGWLQENRDLFTLYKASLGFVWA from the coding sequence ATGAAAGAAACAACTCCTAGCGCCATGCCACCATGCTTCGATCGATGGTGTCGTCGTTTTGACGATGTTTTTAGCCATCAAGCCCAAAAAACAGGGTTTAAGCACTATTTAGGGGGATTATTGGGAGAAAGTGAGCGAAAAAACCTGACTCAGATGTCAAGAGACTGTATAGGAGTTACATACAACCGATTGCATCATTTTTTGACAGAAGCTCCTTGGAATGCCCAGCAAGTTAACCAACGACGGTTGCAGGTGATGCAGCAGTGTAGGCAGACTCATATCAGCAGAGGGTTTACTCTGATAATAGATGATTCCGGTCACAGAAAAAGTGGCAATTTAACAGCAGGAGTTGGTCGGCAATATATTGGAGAAATCGGAAAAACAGATAATGGTGTAGTAGTGGTAACTACACACTTATATGATGGAGTGAAAAGCCTACCACTTGATGTTGAATTATATCAACACGCTCATTCGTTACCTCAAGGAAAAGAAAATCCAGAATTTATTAAAAAACCCGATATAGCCATCAAACTAATTGACAAATGCTTAGAAAGGAAAGAGCGACCAGCAGTAGTTTTAATCGATGCAGGCTATGGGAATAATAGTAGATTTTTGCAGGAGTTAGAGAAAAGGAAGTTAACCTATGTAGGAGGATTAGCCAAAAATCGAAAAGTAGTCTGTCAAATAGAACCCGAGCGACAACCCGAAGAACTCAAACTCTCAGAATTAGCAAAACGTTTACCAGCAGAGGCTTTAAGTGCTATTACACTAAATCGGGAAAAGCCCAGAACTGTGTGGGTAGCAACTATCACAGTAGAATTCTCAACCATGTCCGGGCCAAAAACAGTCGCTATCGTCATGAATGCTCCGACTTGTTCTACCGCCACAGAAGTTGATTATTTAGTGACTAACGCTGCCAGTGAGCGGGCAACAGCATCATGGATAGTAACAACTTACTCCCAACGTAATTGGGTAGAAGTGTTTTACCGTGAAGCTAAAGGATGGCTAGGGTTAAAAGAATATCAAATCCGAGGAAAGAGAAGCCTTTATCGACATTTAATATTAGTATTTTGTGCTTATACTTTTATCATTTGGCATCAGTTAACAGGAGGATTGCGTCGGCAGTGGGCTAACCAACCTTTAACAACATTTACTGAAGCTTTGTCAGCTTTTAGAACAGCTATATCTTACAGGTTTTTTGGCTGGTTGCAAGAAAACAGGGACCTATTTACTTTATATAAAGCCAGTTTGGGCTTTGTTTGGGCTTAA
- a CDS encoding lignostilbene-alpha,beta-dioxygenase — translation MSEPPQSNAKTGCPPVPQSIMTASRDELDNIQLEIEGNLPEEVQGYIFIVAPVGTVESGGLPFPDGDSFLNGDGMIYRLDFNQKGKVILKTRIAKPLDYHFDEATKGTKLGFSNRGILRFSLLLGARNELNTAFLPVKFSKDEQERLLVTYDAGRPYEIDTDTLDLVTPVGSNKEWRPEAPLPYLFPPIFSTAHPTFDTYTGEMFAVNYGRSLENFLDTIPFIEKIDERFPGVRQFWEKFKGLEDFVYLIRWDGVTHLERWTLVNPDGSPVSIKQTIHQIGVTKDYVILMDTAFSTGLDQLLTNPFPDNKELERILRDLLESPPSPDSIIYIVSRSELQKGQRPALNEPEVKVVARKVVIPLEAAHFLVDYENPDDKITLHVAHICAWDVAEWLRQYDISAYPPHNPAPEYLPGMELNEMDISRLGRYVIDGKNQVEPKVIWDIECTWGLGLYAYLDRLPSGKTPRKLDNIYWISFGLWKDLTTDYLCQLYRHYKYQKVPQSEVLALAEKGIPACLLRLETQSMEIADRYQFDPGYIVSSPQFMPRRGNQGSSTDGYMVCTVFTPQRNEIWIFEADNLSQGPKCKLSHESLNFTFTLHTAWLEQIGSRSARYKISLKADYEDLAKKFQYPPEFKKEIEELFAKELYPRFESE, via the coding sequence ATGAGCGAACCCCCTCAAAGCAATGCCAAAACAGGCTGTCCCCCAGTTCCTCAGTCGATTATGACCGCAAGCAGGGACGAACTAGATAACATCCAACTGGAAATTGAAGGGAACTTACCAGAAGAGGTACAGGGTTATATCTTCATTGTTGCGCCAGTAGGAACCGTTGAATCAGGAGGTCTTCCTTTTCCCGACGGAGACTCATTTTTGAATGGCGATGGCATGATTTACCGACTTGATTTTAATCAAAAGGGTAAAGTAATTTTGAAAACGCGGATTGCCAAGCCTCTAGATTACCATTTTGACGAGGCAACTAAGGGTACTAAGTTGGGATTTTCCAATCGTGGTATCTTAAGGTTCTCCTTACTTCTTGGCGCACGCAACGAGTTAAATACAGCTTTTCTGCCCGTGAAATTCTCAAAAGACGAACAGGAGCGTTTGTTAGTAACTTATGACGCGGGTCGTCCTTATGAAATTGATACCGATACCCTCGATCTGGTGACCCCAGTTGGGTCAAATAAAGAGTGGCGTCCTGAAGCTCCTCTGCCCTATCTTTTTCCACCCATTTTTAGTACCGCCCATCCTACTTTTGATACCTACACGGGCGAGATGTTCGCAGTTAATTACGGTAGATCGTTAGAGAATTTTCTTGATACTATACCTTTCATTGAGAAGATAGACGAACGCTTTCCAGGAGTTCGTCAATTTTGGGAAAAATTTAAGGGTTTAGAAGATTTTGTTTATCTGATTCGCTGGGATGGAGTGACTCACTTGGAGCGGTGGACGCTGGTAAATCCTGATGGTTCGCCAGTCAGCATCAAGCAAACTATCCATCAGATTGGAGTAACCAAAGATTATGTAATTTTGATGGACACAGCCTTTAGCACTGGACTGGATCAGTTGCTCACCAATCCTTTTCCAGACAACAAAGAGCTAGAAAGAATTTTAAGGGACTTATTAGAAAGTCCACCGTCACCCGATTCTATTATTTATATCGTTAGCCGCAGCGAGCTGCAAAAGGGACAACGGCCAGCCTTGAACGAACCTGAAGTTAAAGTTGTCGCGCGAAAAGTGGTAATTCCCCTCGAAGCAGCTCACTTTTTAGTGGACTATGAAAATCCTGACGATAAAATTACGCTCCACGTAGCCCATATTTGTGCTTGGGACGTTGCTGAATGGCTGCGTCAATACGATATTTCCGCTTATCCACCCCACAATCCCGCGCCCGAGTACCTGCCTGGAATGGAACTGAATGAGATGGACATCAGCCGTTTGGGACGCTATGTAATTGACGGAAAAAACCAAGTCGAGCCAAAAGTGATCTGGGATATCGAGTGTACGTGGGGGCTTGGATTATACGCCTACCTTGACCGATTACCGTCAGGTAAAACTCCCAGAAAACTAGATAATATCTACTGGATTTCTTTCGGACTGTGGAAGGATTTAACGACCGATTACTTGTGCCAATTATACCGGCATTATAAGTACCAGAAAGTACCACAGTCAGAAGTTTTGGCTCTTGCTGAAAAGGGCATACCAGCTTGCTTGCTGCGGCTGGAAACGCAGTCGATGGAAATTGCCGATCGCTATCAGTTTGATCCTGGCTACATCGTGAGTTCGCCGCAGTTTATGCCGCGTCGCGGTAATCAAGGTAGTTCAACCGACGGTTATATGGTATGTACGGTTTTCACTCCCCAGAGAAATGAAATCTGGATTTTCGAGGCTGACAATTTGTCCCAGGGGCCGAAATGCAAACTTAGTCATGAATCCCTTAACTTTACATTCACATTGCATACAGCTTGGTTGGAACAGATAGGTTCTCGCTCAGCTCGGTACAAAATCTCGCTGAAGGCAGATTACGAGGACTTAGCAAAGAAATTCCAATACCCTCCGGAGTTCAAGAAAGAGATCGAGGAGTTGTTTGCTAAAGAGTTGTACCCGCGCTTTGAAAGCGAGTAA
- a CDS encoding serine/threonine protein kinase gives MMIVLSGYKIIENIYEGVRTVVYRGIRNRDRQSVIVKIIKNEHPTLEEITNLRQEFIIAQNLDFEGIVKPYSFDNYYNSFALVLEDFGGQSLYDFIVTNKLSITEFLRGAIAIAECLIYLHQIPIIHKDIKPSNIIINPATGKVKLTDFSIASRLELKSQTISNPNLLEGTLAYISPEQTGRMNRAIDYRTDFYSLGVTFYEMLTNQLPFTTTDPMELVYCHIAKQPVPPKEVAEIPQAVSDIVMKLLAGLKQKNCAKNSIM, from the coding sequence ATAATGATAGTTCTTTCAGGATACAAAATTATAGAAAATATTTACGAAGGAGTCAGAACCGTTGTTTATCGAGGGATAAGAAATCGGGATCGACAGAGTGTTATCGTTAAAATAATAAAAAATGAACATCCTACGCTTGAAGAAATTACAAATTTAAGGCAAGAATTTATAATTGCTCAAAATTTAGATTTTGAAGGTATTGTCAAACCCTACAGTTTTGACAATTATTATAATAGCTTTGCTCTAGTCTTAGAAGATTTTGGCGGTCAATCACTTTATGATTTTATAGTGACTAATAAACTGTCAATAACCGAGTTTCTCAGAGGCGCCATTGCTATAGCCGAATGTTTGATTTATCTCCATCAAATACCGATTATTCACAAAGACATTAAACCCTCAAATATAATTATCAATCCAGCTACGGGAAAAGTGAAACTAACAGACTTTAGTATTGCTTCGCGGTTGGAATTAAAGAGCCAAACAATTAGCAATCCCAACTTGCTGGAAGGGACATTAGCCTACATTTCCCCCGAACAAACAGGGAGAATGAATCGAGCAATTGACTACCGCACCGATTTCTATTCTTTAGGAGTGACTTTCTATGAAATGCTGACCAACCAGTTGCCATTTACTACCACCGATCCGATGGAGTTGGTTTACTGTCATATTGCCAAACAACCCGTCCCACCTAAAGAGGTAGCAGAAATTCCTCAAGCGGTTTCAGATATTGTGATGAAACTGTTAGCGGGACTTAAACAAAAAAATTGTGCTAAAAATAGTATAATGTAG